Within the Dunckerocampus dactyliophorus isolate RoL2022-P2 chromosome 10, RoL_Ddac_1.1, whole genome shotgun sequence genome, the region ttattctttattcccatattacaactttcccccaacctaatttttccccacattacaactttattttggtttgtttgtcataatattacgatttataaacaattttttttgtgtgtgttaatctcgtaaaattacgactttttcttgttagattacaactttattctcctaatattttgactttatcttgtaaaatcactgctcatttttcaaaaagttttataataaaaaaaaggtataattttagaatgtgccacaggccaataaaaaaaacagccgtgggctgcaaatgtcACCCAGGCTGCACTTGGACTTGGATAaaacctgctcggatgagaggcgaaacatcttccAAGACAACCCGAACAGTCCAACTACCATCGACTCAGTGACCTGGATTAATGTGAATATTCACGTGGCTGTTGTGTTACTTCAGGTGTCCCTGGTGGTAAACGTCGCCAGCGAATGCGGCTTCACCGAGCAACACTACAAAGCCCTGCAGAAACTCCAACGGGACTTTGGGCCGTATCACTTCAACGTGCTGGCGTTCCCCTGCAACCAGTTTGGGCAGCAGGAACCTGGCAGCGACAAGGAGATCGACAGCTTTGTGCGTCGAGTCTACGGAGTATCCTTCCCCTTGTTTAGTAAAATCGCTGTTGTCGGAACCGGAGCCAACAACATCTACAAGTACCTCTTTGGTGAGTCTTGCGGCtatttctggtcttattggacacttttggagagcTGTTAACTggattttggtctttgtctgCAGAGTCTTCTGGCAAGGAGCCTGACTGGAATTTCTGGAAGTATCTCATTGATGTCAATGGAAAAGTGGTGGATGCATGGGGACCAAAGGTTTCTGTGGACGAAATCCGTCCAAAAGTAGCTGACATGGTGCGGGAAATAATCATAAAGAAGAAAGACGAGCTGTAATGTCCCGCGCCACTCTTTTTGCATGATGAGATTTGAATGAATTTGTTTAGGAAACGAATGACGAGAGCATCCAACTTAAGACCTCCAGAAAGCACTGATGAATCACCATGATGTTTTCAAGTCaatgttacattttcagttattggtacttttttttttttttttggagtgttttGGTTTAGCATTGATTTTGAATTGTGAAATAAATTGGTTTTAGCAGGCTTGGCTGAACAATTTATGTATTcaagaatgtgtcttttgagaagatactgtagatcaggggtcctCATCTTTTGTATTGTTTAGCCTTTCTCAGTGTTAACTGACTTATATTACCTGTACTG harbors:
- the gpx7 gene encoding glutathione peroxidase 7; the protein is MEKMLSLAAAALLTLLIVSESKQKDFYTFKVVNSRGKLVSLEKYRGSVSLVVNVASECGFTEQHYKALQKLQRDFGPYHFNVLAFPCNQFGQQEPGSDKEIDSFVRRVYGVSFPLFSKIAVVGTGANNIYKYLFESSGKEPDWNFWKYLIDVNGKVVDAWGPKVSVDEIRPKVADMVREIIIKKKDEL